A single genomic interval of Paralichthys olivaceus isolate ysfri-2021 chromosome 7, ASM2471397v2, whole genome shotgun sequence harbors:
- the ckap5 gene encoding cytoskeleton-associated protein 5 isoform X3, which translates to MGDDSEWMKLPIDQKCEHKLWKARLSGYEEAVKLFQRIHDEKSPEWGKYLGLLKKFVTDSNAVAQLKGLEAALIFVEKAHVAGRTAGEVVSGVVTKVFNQPKARAKELGAEICLMYIEIEKVEVVQDELLKGLDNKNPKIVVTCIETLRKALSEYGSKIVTLKPVVKILPKQFESREKAVRDEAKLLAVEIYRWIRDAVRPSLQNITAVQLKELEEEWVKLPTSPAKQTRFLRSQQDLKAKFEQQSAQGEDSDGEDVEDTVAAVDPYELLEAVEILSKMPKDFYDKIEAKKWQERKEALEAVEILTKKPKLENGDYGDLVRALKKVVGKDANVMLVSLAAKCLAGLASGLRKKFGTYAGQVVPTILEKFKEKKPQVVQALQEAIDAIFLTTTLQNLSEDILAVMDNKNPSIKQQASLYLARSFRHCTQANLPKSILKPLCAALIKQVNDSAPEVRDAAFEALGTAQKVVGEKAVNPFLADLDKLKLDRIKESADKVELPGTRRGGSGAGDKKAAAKAPPAAEAPPKASAPPRKTQTAAASKSSSGPPKKGKPTSAAGGKAKKTSDNKEVAETELSIEVCEDLAAGVLPASCLQQLDSANWKERLASMEEFQRAAETMDKGQMPCQALVRMLAKKPGWKETNFQVMQMKLHIVALIAQKGQFSKTSASVVLDGLVDKVGDVKCGGNAKEGLTAIGEACSLPWTAEQVVSMAFAQKNPKNQAETLNWLANAMKEFGFAGINVKGFINNVKTALGATNPAVRTAAITLLGVMFLYMGAPLRMFFEDEKPALLAQIDAEFEKMQGQSPPPPIRFNKKAAAEEVGDEGEEQDEDGGAGGGQDIMDLLPRTDISDKITSDLVSKIGDKNWKIRKEGLDEAAAIISEAKFITANIGELPLTLKERLGDSNKILVQQTLTILQQLAVSMGPGLKQHVKALGMPIITVLGDSKSNVRAAAMTTLQAWVEQTGMKDWLEGEDLSEELRRENPFLRQEVLGWLAEKLPTLRTVPGDLMLCVPNLYACLEDRNGDVRKRAQDALPTFMMHLGFEKMSKAAGKLKTSSKDQVVAMLEKARAVMPAKPAAPAKAGGGKDSAEPSRAASASRSQPASDDCVDGKPEVKKVRGGAPAKKPPSSPEEPIPPPPSKDKDSNASKKPPGKGKAAAGSQQGAAGKKPPAKGAKEEEDKSGPIFVLIPNAKEQRIKEEKQLKILKWNFITPREEYVEQLKTQMATCFAKWLQDELFHFDFQRHVKAIGVMIERLESESDATISCLDLILKWFTLRFFDTNTTVLMKVLEYLKLLFAMLNRENYHLTEYEANSFIPYLILKVGESKDGVRKDVRAILTMLCKVYPASKVFPLLMDGTKSKNSKQRAECLEELGCLIEGYGMNVCQPTSAKSLKEIAVHIGDRDTSVRNAALNTVVAVYNACGEQVYKLIGNLSEKDMSMLEERIKRSAKKTAAAPAKQSVAERSQREHPTNPNATFLRKPAQEDPNKLKIMYRTYRIQARQNTQHSESSHPSIPKEFQLDLDMIERDQSRVCELPDLVQHKLDELLEPIMIPEPKIHSVSPHFDELHNSTASTINFVISQVASGDINTSIQALAQIDEVLRQEDKAEVMSGHIDQFLIATFMQLRLINSTHMADERLDKRDIIKLYSCIIGNMLSLFSMESLAREASMGVLKDLMHGVITLMLDSRVEDMEDGQQLIRSTNLLVIRVLEKSHQTNMISALLVLLQDSLVTTAGPPKFSELVMKCLWRMTRHLPETIHSINLDRILLDVHNFMKVFPKEKLKQLKNDVPHRTLKTLLHTLCKLTGPKILDHLSMIENRNESELEAHLRQVVKHSGNLSGLKSDRGNEKGGLRTEERMSKAKVSDILSEIFKKIGSKENTKEGLTELYEYKQKYSDADLEPFLKNTSQFFQSYVERGLRMIESEREVIPQHGVDSSLSSNTEELKPAVYYERLKILRQRQGLENTSRQGSGGGEDEPQPRPPISSLLSSKPSVASSTDMLHSKLSQLKESREMYQQEHNAHSNSPSHAHTRSASPAANLDDLKKRLERIKSNRQ; encoded by the exons CTGTGGAAAGCCCGTCTGAGCGGTTATGAAGAAGCTGTGAAGTTGTTTCAGAGGATACATGATGAGAAGAGTCCAGAGTGGGGGAAGTACCTCGGACTCCTAAAGAAGTTTGTCACAGACTCCAACGCTGTGGCTCAGCTCAAAGGCCTTGAGGCGGCTCTGATTTTCGTCGAGAAAGCTCACGTAGCTGGCAG GACGGCCGGTGAGGTGGTGTCGGGCGTGGTGACCAAAGTGTTCAACCAGCCAAAGGCCCGGGCCAAGGAGCTGGGCGCCGAAATCTGTCTGATGTACATCGAGATCGAGAAGGTGGAGGTGGTTCAGGACGAGCTGCTGAAAGGACTGGACAACAAGAACCCCAAGATAGTGGTGACCTGCATTGAGACGCTCAGGAAGGCTCTCAG TGAGTATGGATCTAAGATTGTGACGCTGAAACCAGTAGTGAAGATTTTACCGAAGCAGTTTGAGTCCAGAGAGAAGGCGGTGAGAGACGAAGCTAAGCTGCTCGCTGTGGAGATCTACAGATGGATCAGAGATGCTGTTCGACCTTCGCTGCAGAACATCACGGCTGTACAG ctgaaggagctggaggaggagtgggtgaagctCCCTACTTCTCCCGCTAAGCAAACAAGGTTCTTGCGCTCGCAGCAGGACCTGAAGGCAAAGTTTGAGCAGCAAAGTGCACAAGGAGAAGATTCTGATG gAGAGGATGTAGAAGACACTGTGGCGGCAGTGGACCCGTATGAGCTGCTGGAAGCTGTGGAGATTCTGTCCAAGATGCCTAAAGACTTCTACGACAAAATA gaaGCTAAAAAGTGGCAGGAAAGGAAAGAAGCTCTAGAGGCTGTAGAGATTCTGACCAAGAAGCCCAAACTAGAGAACGGAGACTATGGAGACCTCGTCAGAGCACTGAAGAAG GTTGTGGGAAAAGATGCCAACGTGATGCTGGTGTCGTTGGCAGCTAAATGTCTGGCCGGACTAGCCTCTGGTCTCAGGAAGAAATTTGGAACATATGCCGGACAA GTGGTTCCAACTATTCTGGAGAAGTTCAAGGAGAAGAAGCCTCAGGTCGTCCAGGCCCTGCAGGAGGCTATTGACGCCATCTTCCTCACT ACCACTCTACAGAACCTTTCCGAGGACATCCTCGCCGTGATGGACAATAAGAATCCCTCCATCAAGCAGCAGGCCTCTCTGTATCTTGCCCGCTCCTTCAGACACTGCACGCAGGCAAATCTGCCCAAGAGCATCCTCAAACCCCTCTGTGCTGCTCTCATTAAG CAAGTGAACGACTCTGCTCCAGAGGTGCGTGACGCTGCGTTTGAAGCTTTGGGGACGGCCCAGAAGGTGGTGGGAGAGAAAGCTGTGAACCCGTTCTTGGCCGACTTGGATAAACTCAAACTGGACAGG ATAAAGGAGAGTGCTGATAAAGTGGAGCTCCCTGGAACGAGAAGAGGTGGCAGCGGAGCCGGGGACAAGAAAGCTGCTGCTAAAGCTCCTCCCGCTGCTGAAGCTCCCCCGAAAGCCTCTGCCCCACCCAGGAAGACCCAAACTGCTGCTGCCAGCAAG tcATCATCGGGTCCGCCTAAGAAAGGAAAACCAACCTCCGCAGCTGGTGGAAAAGCCAAGAAGACGTCCGACAATAAAGAAGTAGCAGAGACTGAACTGTCG atCGAAGTGTGTGAGGATCTGGCAGCAGGCGtacttcctgcttcctgtctgcagcagctggactcAGCCAACTGGAAGGAGAGGCTGGCGAGTATGGAGGAATTCCAACGG GCCGCTGAGACCATGGATAAGGGGCAGATGCCCTGTCAGGCTTTGGTCAGGATGTTGGCCAAGAAACCCGGTTGGAAGGAGACCAACTTTCAG GTGATGCAGATGAAGCTGCACATCGTGGCTCTTATTGCTCAGAAAGGACAGTTTTCAAAGACGTCGGCCTCCGTGGTTCTAGACGGCTTGGTAGACAAAGTTGGAGACGTGAAATGTGGCGGAAACGCAAAAGAGGGACTGACAGCGATCGGAGAGGCGTGCTCTCTGCCCTGGACCGCAGAACAG gtTGTCTCGATGGCATTTGCACAGAAGAACCCAAAAAACCAGGCAGAGACTCTCAACTGGCTGGCGAACGCCATGAAGGAGTTTGGCTTCGCTGG GATCAATGTGAAAGGTTTCATCAACAACGTGAAGACTGCTCTGGGAGCAACCAACCCCGCTGTTCGGACAGCAGCCATCACCCTGCTGGGAGTCATGTTCCTCTACATGGGAGCTCCTCTGCGCATGTTCTTCGAAGACGAGAAGCCTGCTCTCCTCGCACAGATTGATGCGGAGTTTGAAAAG ATGCAGGGCcagtctccaccacctccaatCAGATTCAACAAGAAGgcggcagcagaggaggtgggtgATGAAGGGGAGGAGCAGGATGAGGacggaggagcaggaggaggacaggacaTCATGGACCTGCTGCCCAGAACAGATATCAG TGACAAGATCACGTCCGACCTCGTGTCTAAAATTGGCGATAAGAACTGGAAGATCAGGAAGGAGGGGCTGGACGAGGCAGCAGCCATCATATCAGAGGCCAAGTTCATCACAGCCAACATCGGAGAGCTGCCTCTGACCCTGAAGGAACGACTCGGAGATTCCAACAAGATCCTG gtCCAGCAGACGCTGACtatcctgcagcagctggctGTATCCATGGGACCTGGACTCAAGCAGCATGTCAAGGCACTGGGAATGCCTATTATCACTGTACTGGGAGACAGCAAG TCTAATGTGAGGGCGGCAGCCATGACTACTCTGCAGGCGTGGGTGGAGCAGACGGGGATGAAGGACTGGCTGGAGGGAGAAGACCTgtcagaggagctgaggagagaaaatcCCTTTTTGCGACAGGAG GTGCTCGGCTGGTTAGCGGAGAAGCTGCCCACCCTGAGGACGGTGCCCGGGGATCTGATGCTGTGTGTCCCTAATCTTTACGCCTGCCTGGAGGACAGAAACGGAGACGTGAGGAAGAGGGCTCAGGACGCCCTGCCCACCTTCATGATGCACCTGGGCTTTGAGAAAATGTCCAAGGCTGCTGGCAAACTCAAA ACCTCCTCGAAGGATCAGGTGGTAGCCATGTTGGAAAAGGCCAGGGCAGTGATGCCAGCCAAACCCGCCGCTCCCGCCAAGGCAGGAGGGGGGAAAGACTCTGCAGAGCCAAGCAGAGCAGCTTCAG cctccaggTCTCAGCCAGCGAGCGACGACTGTGTTGACGGTAAACCTGAAGTTAAGAAGGTCCGAGGAGGAGCCCCTGCCAAGAAG CCTCCTTCCTCCCCCGAGGAACccatccctccccctccctccaagGACAAGGACAGTAATGCTAGTAAAAAGCCCCCCGGCAAAGGGAAGGCTGCTGCTGGCAGTCAACAG GGTGCCGCTGGTAAGAAGCCTCCTGCCAAAGGTGcgaaggaagaagaagataaatCCGGGCCGATCTTCGTCCTCATCCCCAACGCTAAGGAACAGAGGATAAAAGAAGAGAAGCAACTGAAG ATTTTGAAGTGGAACTTCATCACTCCCCGAGAAGAATATGTGGAGCAGCTGAAAACTCAGATGGCCACCTGCTTTGCAAAGTGGCTGCAGGATGAGCTATTCCACTTTGACTTTCAGAGACACGTCAAGGCCATAGGAGTCATGATCGAG AGGCTGGAGAGTGAGAGCGACGCCACCATCAGCTGTCTGGACCTGATTCTGAAGTGGTTCACTCTGCGCTTCTTTGACACCAACACCACGGTGCTGATGAAGGTGCTGGAATatctgaagctgctgtttgccATGTTGAACAGAGAGAACTACCACCTGACCGAGTACGAGGCCAACTCCTTCATCCCCTACCTTATACTCAAG GTCGGAGAGTCGAAGGACGGGGTTCGCAAAGATGTGCGGGCCATCCTGACCATGCTGTGTAAAGTCTACCCAGCATCCAAGGTGTTCCCTCTCCTCATGGATGGAACTAAATCCAAGAACTCCAAACAGAGAGCTG AATGTCTGGAGGAGCTGGGCTGTTTGATAGAGGGCTACGGGATGAATGTATGCCAACCGACGTCAGCCAAGTCTCTGAAGGAGATTGCCGTTCACATCGGTGACAGAGACACGTCTGTCCGCAATGCCGCCCTGAACACTGTGGTGGCCGTCTACAACGCCTGCGGGGAGCAAGTTTACAAGCTGATTGGAAAT TTGTCAGAGAAAGACATGAGCATGCTGGAGGAGAGAATCAAGCGTTCAGCCAAGAAGACTGCCGCAGCTCCTGCCAAGCAGAGTGTGGCGGAGAGGTCTCAGCGGGAGCACCCGACTAACCCCAACGCCACCTTCCTCCGAAAGCCGGCACAGGAAGACCCTAACAAGCTCAA AATAATGTATCGCACGTATAGGAT TCAAGCCCGTCAGAACACCCAGCACAGCGAGTCCTCTCACCCCTCCATCCCCAAGGAGTTCCAGTTGGACCTGGACATGATCGAGAGGGACCAGAGCAGAGTGTGTGAGCTGCCAGACCTCGTCCAACACAAGCTGGACGAGCTGTTGGAGCCAATTATGATCCCCGAACCCAA GATTCATTCTGTCTCTCCACACTTTGATGAACTTCACAACAGCACGGCCTCCACCATCAACTTTGTCATCTCTCAGGTGGCCAGCGGTGACATTAACACCAGTATACAGGCGCTGGCACAG ATTGACGAGGTGCTGCGACAGGAGGACAAAGCCGAGGTCATGTCGGGACACATCGACCAGTTCCTCATCGCCACCTTCATGCAGCTGAGGCTCATCAACAGCACACACATGGCCGACGAGCGGCTGGACAAGAGAGACATCATCAAACTGTACAGCTGCATCATAGGAAACATGCTGTCT TTGTTCTCGATGGAGTCCCTCGCCAGAGAGGCGTCTATGGGCGTGTTGAAGGACCTGATGCACGGCGTGATCACACTGATGCTGGACAGCAGAGTGGAGGACATGGAGGACGGACAGCAGCTCATCAGATCCACCAACCTGCTGGTGATCAGAGTGCTGGAGAAGTCTCACCAGACCAATATGATCAG CGCTCTGCTGGTTTTGCTTCAGGACAGTTTGGTCACGACGGCCGGTCCTCCGAAGTTCTCTGAGCTGGTCATGAAG tgtctgTGGAGGATGACCCGTCATCTCCCAGAGACCATCCACAGCATCAACCTGGATCGGATCTTACTGGATGTCCATAACTTCATGAAGGTTTTTCCCAAAGAGAAGCTCAAGCAGCTCAAGAATGACGTCCCTCACAGAACCCTCAAGACTCTGCTGCACACACTCTGCAAGCTCACTGGACCCAAG ATCCTGGACCACCTATCAATGATAGAGAATCGTAATGAGTCGGAGTTGGAGGCCCACCTGAGGCAGGTGGTCAAACACTCTGGAAACCTGTCAGGACTCAAGAGTGACCGAGGCAACGAGAAGGGCGGTCTGCGCACG GAGGAACGAATGTCGAAGGCGAAGGTCAGCGACATTCTGTCTGAAATCTTCAAGAAGATCGGCTCCAAGGAAAACACGAAGGAG GGTTTGACGGAGTTGTACGAGTACAAACAGAAATACTCGGACGCCGACCTGGAGCCCTTCCTCAAAAACACGTCTCAGTTCTTCCAGAGCTACGTGGAGCGAGGCCTTCGTATGATCGAGTCGGAGAGAGAAG tgatcCCTCAGCACGGCGTGGACTCCAGTCTGAGCAGCAACACCGAAGAACTGAAACCAGCTGTTTACTATGAGAGACTGAAGATCCTCAGACAGAGACAAGGCCTGGAAAACACCTCCAGG caggGCAGCGGAGGAGGCGAGGACGAGCCCCAGCCGCGACCTCCCATCTCCTCGCTGCTGTCGTCCAAGCCGTCGGTGGCGTCCTCCACCGACATGCTGCACAGCAAGCTGTCTCAGCTCAAAGAGTCCAGAGAGATGTACCAGCAGGAACACAACGCACACTCCAACTCCCCGTCACATGCGCACACGCGCTCGGCCTCGCCGGCGGCCAACCTGGACGACCTCAAGAAACGCCTGGAGCGGATAAAGAGCAACCGGCAGTGA